One part of the Streptomyces lydicus genome encodes these proteins:
- a CDS encoding class I SAM-dependent methyltransferase, which yields MKQPAGDTPDLVRNDDADWDNWPVLDYLAENYREIHPCDAAVIRHHSAFYQQFPPGSIGRSVEFGAGPNLYPLMLAGAASRRVDAIELSSANVTYLTGQLRDGPDPSWQPFYALCRALDPALPATLTEALAHVRVVHRDVRTLPAGTYDLASMNFVAESVTEDFEEFAELCRAFVTAVRPGGPLVAAFMENMPTYRIGTAPRWPGCPVDGTVIRAVFTPHTERLSLTHVPADPTCPDYGDTGMVLLRAVRRA from the coding sequence ATGAAGCAGCCCGCCGGTGACACGCCGGATCTTGTGCGTAATGACGACGCCGACTGGGACAACTGGCCGGTGCTGGACTACCTCGCCGAGAACTACCGCGAGATCCACCCCTGCGACGCGGCCGTCATCCGGCACCACTCCGCCTTCTACCAGCAGTTCCCGCCCGGCAGCATCGGCCGCTCGGTGGAGTTCGGCGCCGGGCCCAACCTCTACCCGCTGATGCTCGCCGGCGCCGCCAGCCGGCGCGTCGACGCGATCGAGCTGAGCTCGGCCAACGTCACCTACCTGACCGGCCAGCTCCGCGACGGCCCCGACCCGAGCTGGCAGCCGTTCTACGCGCTCTGCCGCGCGCTCGACCCCGCCCTGCCCGCCACCCTCACGGAGGCGCTGGCCCACGTGCGGGTGGTGCACCGGGACGTCCGCACCCTGCCGGCCGGCACCTACGACCTGGCCTCGATGAACTTCGTCGCCGAGAGCGTCACCGAGGACTTCGAGGAGTTCGCGGAGCTCTGCCGCGCCTTCGTCACGGCCGTACGGCCCGGCGGGCCCCTGGTCGCCGCCTTCATGGAGAACATGCCGACGTACCGCATCGGCACCGCACCCCGGTGGCCGGGCTGCCCGGTGGACGGCACCGTCATCCGCGCGGTCTTCACCCCGCACACCGAGCGGCTCTCGCTCACGCACGTGCCGGCCGACCCCACCTGTCCCGACTACGGCGACACCGGCATGGTGCTGCTGCGGGCGGTCAGGCGCGCGTGA
- a CDS encoding MFS transporter has translation MDDAGRARRVRLLTPLAHRDFRILWIGMSISLLGDGVLLVALAWQVYSLSGSPAAMSAVGVARAVPQVALVLLGGVVSDRFDRRRTMLISDIVRMVCLMALATLALGGTLELWQLIIAVMVYGGAAGFYPPAYDAIVPTLVLKSELVEANALDQFVRPAAVQIGGTALGGVLVAGIGTGGAFAFDAVTFMVSVFCLLCIRPMPPPEQAAGSVWADLLKGLVYVRANSWLWATYVSATFAYLLFLGPAEVLLPYLIKNELGGSAGDLGLVLTCGGLSSVLVALAVGQLGMPSRFMTFIYVSWTLATLAVAGYGLSQGSWQLAAACAAVNGFETAGLIAWATAKQRLVPGALLGRVSSVEWFVSISLLPLSYALAAPVASAVGVRPTLIGAGVLGAVVTLVFLYVPGVRSVDRDSDPRSAKEGT, from the coding sequence ATGGACGATGCGGGCCGCGCCCGCCGGGTGCGCCTGCTCACACCGCTGGCCCACCGCGACTTCCGGATCCTGTGGATCGGGATGAGCATCTCGCTGCTGGGCGACGGGGTGCTGCTCGTCGCGCTGGCCTGGCAGGTCTACAGCCTCTCCGGCTCGCCCGCCGCGATGTCCGCGGTCGGTGTGGCGCGCGCCGTCCCCCAGGTCGCCCTGGTCCTGCTGGGCGGCGTCGTCAGCGACCGCTTCGACCGCCGGCGGACCATGCTGATCAGCGACATCGTCCGCATGGTGTGCCTGATGGCGCTCGCCACGCTGGCCCTCGGCGGCACGCTGGAGCTGTGGCAGCTGATCATCGCCGTCATGGTGTACGGCGGCGCGGCCGGGTTCTACCCGCCGGCGTACGACGCCATCGTGCCGACCCTGGTCCTGAAGTCCGAACTGGTCGAGGCCAACGCGCTCGACCAGTTCGTCCGCCCGGCGGCGGTGCAGATCGGCGGGACCGCGCTGGGCGGCGTGCTCGTCGCGGGCATCGGGACCGGCGGGGCGTTCGCGTTCGACGCGGTCACCTTCATGGTCTCCGTCTTCTGCCTGCTCTGCATCCGCCCGATGCCACCGCCGGAGCAAGCGGCCGGCTCGGTGTGGGCGGACCTGCTCAAGGGCCTGGTCTACGTCCGCGCCAACAGCTGGCTGTGGGCCACCTACGTCTCGGCGACCTTCGCCTACCTGCTCTTCCTCGGGCCGGCCGAGGTGCTGCTGCCGTACCTGATCAAGAACGAGCTGGGGGGCTCCGCCGGGGACCTCGGCCTGGTCCTGACCTGCGGCGGCCTGAGCTCCGTGCTGGTGGCGCTGGCAGTGGGGCAGCTCGGGATGCCGTCACGGTTCATGACCTTCATCTACGTGTCCTGGACGCTGGCCACCCTCGCGGTCGCCGGCTACGGCCTGTCCCAGGGCTCCTGGCAGCTGGCCGCGGCCTGCGCGGCGGTCAACGGGTTCGAGACCGCCGGCCTGATCGCCTGGGCCACGGCCAAGCAGCGGCTGGTGCCGGGCGCGCTGCTCGGCCGGGTCTCCAGCGTCGAGTGGTTCGTCTCGATCTCCCTGCTGCCGCTGTCCTACGCCCTGGCCGCGCCCGTCGCGTCCGCCGTGGGCGTACGGCCGACGCTGATCGGCGCCGGCGTGCTGGGCGCCGTCGTCACATTGGTCTTCCTCTACGTCCCCGGCGTACGCTCGGTGGACCGGGACAGTGACCCACGTTCCGCGAAAGAGGGCACATGA
- a CDS encoding aminotransferase class I/II-fold pyridoxal phosphate-dependent enzyme: protein MIRTRHLMTAYVLAVIPPTIVYLTVPAAHTVTWAAIGLASVGAVVLGLRIHRPAHAWPWLMLAAANLAFTAGDTTYNVLNTFFDQQNPFPSLADVFYLATYPLFAGGLLGFIRYRRTGGDLASLLDALILTSGLALLSWDFLINPYTTAPDMTWVQRAISIAYPLGDVLMLAMLARLLAPGSVRTRAVQLLTLGTLGILFSDVLYGLLQLKGTWQVGTPMDLGWVVFFTAWGLAALHPSMVELTERTPVQPAGIRPRRLVVLAGASLIAPVMLILESLRGDMHDVTVMAVFSAVLFLLVLARLSGLVAVHLMAVTRERGLRSAAASLVAAAGVEDIATSIQRAAEPLFGPGERFEVALLRLAPDEARLSVVRTVTRRANWSVSWTEETADAWRPHFLARETQLLPVAELGATATVALGALPKALLCPLAIRNGPVGDSLIGALVVAGTEKCLVERWSSFETLASQAALAMERVALGQEINRRNSEAYFRTLVHNTSDVILILDDDNTIRYASPSAEGMFGRTPLGGVRLTELMAAQDGSRALHALQRMREEGDQDSRDDWQVLQRGGARIDVEARCSNLRHDETVRGLVLTLRDVTEQRKLERELTHRAFHDSLTGLPNRVLLVERIQRALLRGRRDRTVPCVLFIDLDDFKVVNDTSGHSVGDELLVAVARRLAGSLRVSDTAARLGGDEFGVLMEGARDPADAEVLGEQVVQNLNQPFRLSGEMIRMSASVGIATAQDSADAEELLGHADLALYAAKTAGKRQWRRYQAQLHSGMLERHELRARLEGAIDTEAFDVRYQPIVEIATGELAGFEALARWPHARHGLVQPDQFIALAEETGHIMPLGAWVLEQAANNVARWQQSIPRPHSLHITVNVSARQFRDPGFLDEVRDVLSTSGLSAGSLVLELTETVLMHSDEQIREVMRELKDLGVGMAIDDFGTGFSSLSYLREFPIDLLKVDKSFIDDIGVDKQQVALVEGIVRIADTLGLQVIAEGIEEVEQRDRLAAMGCRFGQGYLFARPMTADQAEQLLRTMGEHRLPSLTGNAAQRRTRLRPGTAPSTPQGAGATGRHGAEEDHVRKALGTQTGARHDPRWGELERLRQTNPMCDAVIDEVKGRHLRSGKRWLIDFASCNYLGFDLDPEIMESIEPQVRRWGTHPSWSRLIGNPRLYPQIEERLAGLLDAPDTLLLPTITLIHASVIPVLGGEGHIFVEARAHRTVYDGCQVARSQGATVQRFHADRPEELEALLSRAPAGATRMVCLDGVDSMTGNLPDLPHLVDICRARDALLYIDDAHGFGIIGERRADETSPYGARGNCIVRHLGETYDNMVLVAGFSKAYSSLLAFLALPTWMKNHLKVTAAPYLYSGPSPTASLATALAGLDVNDRRGDSIRADLHRKTARVLEHVHGLGLETPNTSGLPIIELPLTNGADLDEVGRFMWNHGIYVTLAAYPLVPRDRVGVRVQVTAANTDDDITRLNETISVLAERFELRRKT from the coding sequence GTGATCCGCACACGCCACCTGATGACCGCGTACGTCCTCGCGGTGATCCCTCCCACCATCGTGTATCTGACGGTGCCGGCCGCCCACACCGTCACCTGGGCCGCGATCGGCCTGGCCAGCGTCGGCGCCGTCGTGCTGGGCCTCCGGATCCACCGGCCGGCGCACGCCTGGCCCTGGCTGATGCTCGCCGCCGCGAACCTCGCCTTCACCGCCGGCGACACCACGTACAACGTGCTGAACACCTTCTTCGACCAGCAGAACCCGTTTCCCTCGCTGGCCGACGTCTTCTACCTGGCGACCTACCCCCTGTTCGCCGGCGGGCTGCTGGGCTTCATCCGGTACCGCAGGACCGGCGGTGACCTGGCGAGCCTGCTGGACGCGCTGATCCTGACGTCCGGTCTGGCGCTGCTGTCATGGGACTTCCTGATCAACCCCTACACCACGGCCCCCGACATGACGTGGGTGCAGCGCGCGATCTCGATCGCCTATCCGCTCGGTGACGTGCTGATGCTGGCGATGCTCGCCCGGCTGCTGGCCCCCGGCTCGGTCCGGACGCGCGCCGTCCAGCTCCTCACCCTCGGCACCCTCGGCATCCTCTTCTCCGACGTGCTCTACGGGCTCCTCCAGCTCAAGGGCACCTGGCAGGTCGGCACGCCGATGGACCTGGGCTGGGTGGTCTTCTTCACCGCGTGGGGGCTGGCCGCGCTGCACCCGTCCATGGTGGAACTCACCGAACGGACCCCCGTGCAGCCGGCCGGAATCCGCCCGCGGCGGCTCGTCGTGCTCGCCGGAGCGTCGCTCATCGCGCCCGTCATGCTCATCCTGGAGTCCCTGCGCGGCGACATGCACGACGTGACCGTGATGGCGGTGTTCTCGGCCGTGCTCTTCCTGCTCGTCCTCGCCCGCCTGTCGGGCCTGGTCGCCGTGCACCTCATGGCGGTGACCAGGGAACGGGGCCTGCGGTCGGCGGCCGCGTCCCTGGTCGCCGCGGCCGGCGTGGAGGACATCGCCACGTCCATCCAGCGTGCCGCGGAGCCCCTCTTCGGGCCGGGGGAGCGGTTCGAGGTCGCGCTGCTGCGGCTCGCCCCGGACGAGGCCAGGCTGAGCGTCGTCCGCACCGTCACGCGCCGCGCGAACTGGTCCGTCAGCTGGACCGAGGAGACGGCCGACGCCTGGCGCCCCCACTTCCTCGCCAGGGAGACGCAGCTCCTGCCGGTCGCGGAGCTCGGCGCGACCGCGACCGTCGCCCTGGGGGCCCTGCCGAAGGCGCTGCTGTGCCCGCTGGCCATCAGGAACGGGCCGGTCGGGGACTCGCTGATCGGCGCCCTGGTCGTGGCGGGCACCGAGAAATGCCTTGTGGAGCGGTGGAGTTCCTTCGAGACCCTCGCCTCCCAGGCGGCCCTCGCCATGGAACGCGTGGCGCTCGGCCAGGAGATCAACCGGCGCAACAGCGAGGCGTACTTCCGCACCCTCGTGCACAACACCTCCGACGTCATCCTGATCCTCGACGACGACAACACCATCCGCTATGCCAGCCCGTCCGCCGAGGGAATGTTCGGCCGGACGCCGCTCGGCGGCGTCCGGCTCACCGAGCTGATGGCGGCCCAGGACGGCAGCCGCGCCCTGCACGCGCTGCAGCGCATGCGCGAAGAGGGCGACCAGGACAGCCGCGACGACTGGCAGGTGCTCCAGCGGGGCGGCGCGCGCATCGACGTGGAGGCCCGGTGCAGCAACCTGCGGCACGACGAGACCGTACGCGGACTGGTCCTGACGCTGCGGGACGTGACCGAGCAGCGCAAGCTGGAGCGCGAACTGACCCACCGCGCCTTCCACGACTCGCTGACCGGACTGCCCAACCGGGTGCTCCTCGTGGAGCGGATCCAGCGCGCGCTGCTGCGTGGCCGCCGGGACCGGACCGTGCCGTGCGTCCTCTTCATCGACCTCGACGACTTCAAGGTCGTCAACGACACCAGTGGCCACTCGGTGGGGGACGAACTCCTCGTCGCGGTGGCCCGGCGGCTGGCCGGGTCGCTGCGCGTCAGCGACACCGCGGCCCGTCTGGGAGGCGACGAATTCGGGGTGCTGATGGAAGGCGCGCGCGACCCCGCGGACGCCGAGGTGCTCGGCGAACAGGTCGTGCAGAACCTCAACCAGCCCTTCCGGCTCTCCGGCGAAATGATCCGGATGTCGGCCAGCGTGGGCATCGCCACCGCCCAGGACAGTGCCGACGCGGAGGAACTCCTCGGCCATGCCGACCTCGCGCTCTACGCGGCGAAGACGGCCGGAAAGCGGCAGTGGCGCCGCTACCAGGCGCAACTGCACAGCGGAATGCTCGAACGGCACGAACTCCGGGCCCGCCTGGAGGGCGCCATCGACACCGAGGCGTTCGACGTGCGCTACCAGCCCATCGTGGAGATCGCGACCGGCGAACTCGCCGGATTCGAGGCACTGGCCCGCTGGCCGCACGCCCGGCACGGCCTGGTGCAGCCGGACCAGTTCATCGCCCTGGCCGAGGAAACCGGGCACATCATGCCGCTCGGCGCCTGGGTGCTCGAACAGGCCGCCAACAACGTCGCCCGCTGGCAGCAGTCCATCCCACGGCCGCATTCCCTGCACATCACCGTCAATGTTTCCGCCCGTCAATTCCGGGACCCCGGTTTCCTGGACGAAGTCCGCGACGTGCTCAGTACGTCCGGCCTCAGTGCCGGTTCGCTCGTACTGGAACTGACGGAGACCGTGCTGATGCACTCCGACGAACAGATCCGGGAGGTGATGCGGGAACTCAAGGACCTCGGTGTGGGGATGGCGATCGATGACTTCGGCACCGGATTCTCATCGCTCAGCTATCTCCGGGAATTCCCCATCGACCTGCTCAAGGTCGACAAGTCATTTATCGACGACATCGGCGTCGACAAGCAACAAGTCGCACTGGTCGAGGGTATCGTGCGCATCGCTGACACCCTTGGTCTGCAGGTCATCGCCGAAGGCATCGAAGAGGTTGAACAAAGAGACCGGCTGGCTGCCATGGGATGTCGATTCGGGCAAGGCTATTTGTTCGCCCGCCCGATGACGGCGGATCAGGCGGAGCAACTGCTGCGGACCATGGGTGAGCACAGGCTTCCCTCCCTCACCGGCAACGCCGCGCAGCGCCGCACCCGCCTCCGCCCGGGCACCGCACCCTCGACTCCCCAGGGGGCGGGTGCCACCGGCCGGCACGGGGCGGAGGAGGATCACGTGCGAAAGGCACTGGGGACACAGACCGGCGCGCGGCACGATCCGCGGTGGGGCGAGCTCGAACGCCTCCGGCAGACCAATCCGATGTGCGATGCGGTGATCGACGAGGTGAAGGGTCGGCACCTGCGCAGCGGCAAACGCTGGCTCATCGACTTCGCGTCCTGCAACTACCTGGGCTTCGACCTCGATCCCGAGATCATGGAATCGATCGAACCGCAGGTCAGACGCTGGGGCACGCACCCGAGCTGGTCTCGGCTGATCGGCAACCCCCGGCTCTACCCGCAGATCGAGGAGCGGCTCGCCGGACTGCTCGACGCCCCCGACACCCTGCTGCTGCCGACCATCACCCTCATCCACGCCTCCGTCATCCCGGTGCTCGGCGGCGAGGGGCACATCTTCGTCGAGGCCCGGGCGCACCGCACCGTCTACGACGGATGCCAGGTCGCCCGGTCACAGGGCGCCACGGTCCAGCGTTTCCACGCCGACCGGCCGGAGGAGCTGGAGGCGCTGCTGAGCAGGGCACCGGCCGGCGCCACCCGCATGGTGTGCCTGGACGGGGTCGACAGCATGACCGGGAACCTCCCCGACCTGCCCCACCTGGTGGACATCTGCCGCGCCCGGGACGCCCTGCTCTACATCGACGACGCGCACGGCTTCGGCATCATCGGGGAGCGCCGGGCCGACGAGACCTCCCCCTACGGCGCCCGCGGCAACTGCATCGTCCGGCACCTCGGCGAGACCTACGACAACATGGTGCTGGTCGCCGGGTTCTCCAAGGCGTACTCCTCGCTGCTGGCGTTCCTGGCCCTGCCGACGTGGATGAAGAACCACCTCAAGGTCACCGCCGCGCCCTACCTGTACTCCGGCCCCTCGCCGACGGCCTCCCTCGCCACCGCGCTCGCCGGACTCGACGTCAACGACCGGCGCGGCGACAGCATCCGCGCGGACCTGCACCGCAAGACCGCGCGCGTGCTGGAGCACGTGCACGGGCTCGGCCTGGAGACGCCCAACACCAGCGGGCTGCCGATCATCGAGCTCCCGCTCACCAACGGCGCGGACCTGGACGAGGTCGGCCGGTTCATGTGGAACCACGGCATCTACGTCACGCTCGCCGCCTACCCCCTCGTCCCGCGCGACCGCGTCGGCGTACGCGTCCAGGTCACCGCGGCGAACACCGATGACGACATAACCCGGCTCAACGAGACGATCTCAGTGCTGGCGGAGCGGTTCGAACTGCGGCGAAAGACCTGA
- a CDS encoding SpoIIE family protein phosphatase, with translation MRENFRREGDGRRGSSPSHRQRLRSLLDVRSVAGQVFVLQLALVVLLVLAAVLALVFQAQNATMREARQRSVVGAETFAHAPGTLAAMESAHPTALLQPQAEAARKRSGLDYIVAFRPDGVRWTHPDPRLIGTRVVLGSVRPALHGERSTTTLNSSLGPAVNTVTPVIGPDHHVVGLVSAGIRLQKTGELIAGQLPLLLGSAAGVLLLAVAGTALVNRRLRRQTHGLDPAAMYRMYDHHHAVLHAVREGVLIVSSDGRLLLANDEARRLLELPADAEQNRRPIADLGLEPRLSALLTSGREATDEVHLSGDRLLAVNVRPTAPYGGPAGSAVTLRDTTELQALTGRAEVAQERLRLIHDAGLRIGTTLDVGRTAAELADVAVPRFADVVTVELLEPVLRGDEPETATTADLRRMAVRGVPQESAIYQVGDVIRFVPGTPMAVGLESRRPVFVADLRGSDAWRRQDPEGTQRVLDARMRSLIAVPLQARGVVLGLANFWRSDHSDDFEEEDLSFAEELTARAAISIDNARRYTREHTTAVTLQRSLLPQVLPEQSALDVAHRYLPAQAGVGGDWFDVIPLPGARVALAVGDVVGHGLHAAATMGRLRTAVHNFSALDLPPDELLSHLDELVSHIDTDEERAASRAAGGRGEGAGETVRPGIGSDTDGVRPDGGRTGITGATCLYAIYEPVAGRVTLARAGHPGPAVVAPDGGVTFPEVPVSPPLGLGGSVPVETAELTLPQGSRLVLYTNGLVEDRNRDIGTGLDLLRAALATGADRTPEQTCTAVLDAMLSEHPSDDIALLVARTHLLDPARVAEWEVASDPAAVAPVRAACLRTLESWGLEALEFTTELILSELITNAIRYGAQPIRVRLLHDRALICEVSDGTSASPHLRRAATTDEGGRGLFLVAQFAQRWGTRYTPGGKVIWTEQTLDEGRRERGPDAAEDILDQWDDVPAL, from the coding sequence ATGAGGGAAAATTTCCGGCGAGAGGGTGACGGCCGCCGCGGCTCGTCCCCCTCCCACCGGCAGCGCCTTCGCTCCCTGCTGGACGTGCGCAGCGTCGCTGGCCAGGTGTTCGTGCTGCAGCTGGCCCTCGTGGTGCTGCTGGTCCTCGCAGCCGTACTCGCGCTGGTCTTCCAGGCGCAGAACGCGACGATGCGGGAGGCGCGGCAGCGCTCCGTCGTGGGGGCGGAGACCTTCGCGCACGCCCCGGGCACCCTCGCCGCCATGGAGTCCGCGCACCCCACCGCGCTGCTCCAGCCCCAGGCGGAGGCCGCCCGCAAGCGCTCCGGGCTCGACTACATCGTCGCGTTCCGCCCCGACGGCGTCCGCTGGACCCACCCCGACCCGCGTCTGATCGGCACGCGCGTGGTCCTCGGCAGCGTCAGGCCGGCCCTCCACGGAGAACGGTCCACCACCACCCTGAACTCGTCCCTCGGCCCCGCCGTGAACACCGTGACCCCGGTCATCGGCCCCGACCACCACGTCGTCGGCCTGGTGTCCGCCGGCATCCGCCTGCAGAAGACCGGCGAGCTGATCGCCGGCCAGCTGCCGCTGCTGCTCGGCTCGGCCGCCGGGGTGCTGCTGCTGGCCGTGGCCGGCACCGCGCTGGTCAACCGCAGGCTGCGGCGGCAGACGCACGGCCTGGACCCGGCGGCGATGTACCGGATGTACGACCACCACCACGCGGTGCTGCACGCCGTCCGCGAGGGGGTGCTGATCGTCAGCAGTGACGGGCGGCTGCTCCTCGCCAACGACGAGGCCCGGCGGCTGCTCGAACTGCCCGCGGACGCGGAGCAGAACCGGCGCCCGATCGCCGACCTGGGTCTGGAGCCACGGCTGAGCGCGCTGCTGACCTCCGGGCGGGAGGCCACCGACGAGGTGCATCTGTCCGGCGACCGGCTGCTGGCGGTGAACGTCCGGCCCACCGCCCCCTACGGCGGCCCGGCGGGGAGCGCGGTGACCCTGCGGGACACCACCGAGCTGCAGGCGCTCACGGGCCGGGCGGAGGTCGCCCAGGAGCGGCTGCGGCTGATCCACGACGCGGGTCTGCGGATCGGCACCACGCTGGACGTGGGGCGGACCGCGGCGGAGCTGGCCGACGTCGCGGTCCCGCGGTTCGCCGACGTGGTCACCGTCGAGCTGCTGGAGCCGGTGCTGCGGGGCGACGAACCGGAGACCGCGACGACCGCCGACCTGCGGCGGATGGCGGTCCGGGGCGTCCCCCAGGAGTCGGCCATCTATCAGGTCGGCGACGTGATCAGGTTTGTGCCGGGCACCCCGATGGCCGTCGGCCTGGAGAGCCGCCGCCCGGTCTTCGTGGCCGACCTGCGCGGGTCGGACGCGTGGCGGCGGCAGGATCCGGAGGGCACCCAGCGGGTGCTGGACGCCCGGATGCGCTCGCTGATCGCCGTACCGCTCCAGGCGCGCGGCGTGGTGCTGGGACTGGCCAACTTCTGGCGGTCCGACCACTCCGACGACTTCGAGGAGGAGGACCTCTCCTTCGCCGAGGAGCTGACCGCACGCGCCGCGATCTCCATCGACAACGCCCGCCGCTACACCCGCGAACACACCACGGCGGTCACCCTGCAGCGCAGCCTGCTGCCGCAGGTCCTGCCCGAGCAGTCGGCGCTGGACGTGGCGCACCGCTATCTGCCGGCCCAGGCCGGGGTCGGCGGCGACTGGTTCGACGTGATCCCGCTGCCCGGTGCCCGGGTCGCCCTGGCCGTCGGCGATGTCGTCGGACACGGTCTGCACGCCGCCGCCACCATGGGCCGGCTGCGTACCGCGGTGCACAACTTCTCCGCCCTCGACCTGCCGCCCGACGAGTTGCTGAGCCATCTGGACGAGCTGGTCAGCCACATCGACACGGACGAGGAACGGGCCGCCTCCAGAGCGGCCGGCGGCCGGGGCGAAGGCGCCGGGGAGACGGTCCGGCCGGGCATCGGCAGCGACACCGACGGGGTCCGCCCGGACGGCGGCCGTACCGGAATCACCGGCGCGACCTGCCTGTACGCCATCTACGAGCCGGTGGCGGGCCGGGTGACCCTGGCCAGGGCGGGCCACCCGGGACCGGCGGTGGTCGCCCCCGACGGCGGCGTCACCTTCCCCGAGGTGCCGGTCTCCCCTCCCCTGGGCCTGGGCGGCAGCGTCCCGGTGGAAACCGCGGAGCTCACGCTGCCCCAGGGCTCCCGGCTCGTGCTGTACACGAACGGACTCGTCGAGGACCGCAACCGCGACATCGGCACCGGCCTGGACCTGCTGCGCGCGGCGCTGGCCACCGGGGCGGACCGCACCCCCGAACAGACCTGTACGGCGGTCCTCGACGCGATGCTGTCCGAGCACCCCAGCGACGACATCGCCCTGCTGGTGGCCCGCACCCACCTGCTGGACCCCGCCCGGGTCGCCGAGTGGGAGGTCGCCTCCGACCCGGCGGCGGTCGCCCCCGTCCGGGCCGCCTGCCTGCGGACGCTGGAGTCCTGGGGCCTGGAGGCGCTGGAGTTCACCACCGAACTGATCCTCAGCGAGCTGATCACCAACGCCATCCGATACGGCGCCCAGCCCATCCGCGTCCGCCTGCTCCACGACCGCGCCCTGATCTGCGAGGTCTCCGACGGCACCAGCGCCTCCCCGCATCTGCGACGGGCCGCCACCACCGACGAGGGCGGCCGCGGACTGTTCCTCGTGGCCCAGTTCGCCCAGCGCTGGGGCACCCGGTACACGCCCGGCGGCAAGGTCATCTGGACCGAGCAGACCCTCGACGAGGGCCGGCGGGAACGGGGCCCGGACGCGGCCGAGGACATCCTCGACCAGTGGGACGACGTCCCGGCGCTCTGA
- a CDS encoding DUF4118 domain-containing protein, whose protein sequence is MAVFHPPSPVHRPHSPRVPRPGTPPPRALPRPRTARRTAAHGRTLARDLAVPLGAVAAALLATVLLLTGRTAHATVTLAVALGVFALLTLLVSALARPLTMPVVALVSWMFYDGFVLHQRSDLAFQQPDRTGLLVLLLAGAAGAGCAAAVRSLRRRRTS, encoded by the coding sequence ATGGCCGTCTTCCATCCCCCGTCGCCCGTCCACCGCCCGCACAGCCCCCGGGTCCCACGGCCCGGCACCCCGCCCCCGCGGGCGCTGCCCCGGCCGCGCACCGCGCGCCGGACGGCGGCGCACGGCCGCACCCTGGCCCGCGACCTGGCCGTACCGCTCGGCGCCGTCGCCGCCGCCCTGCTGGCCACCGTCCTGCTGCTGACCGGCCGCACCGCGCACGCCACCGTTACCCTCGCCGTCGCCCTCGGCGTCTTCGCCCTGCTCACGCTGCTGGTGTCCGCGCTGGCCAGGCCGCTGACGATGCCCGTGGTGGCCCTGGTGTCCTGGATGTTCTACGACGGCTTCGTGCTCCACCAGCGCTCGGACCTGGCCTTCCAGCAGCCGGACCGCACCGGCCTGCTGGTGCTGCTGCTCGCGGGCGCCGCCGGCGCGGGCTGTGCCGCTGCCGTACGGAGCCTGCGGCGCCGCCGGACGAGCTGA